The following DNA comes from Camelina sativa cultivar DH55 chromosome 14, Cs, whole genome shotgun sequence.
ACTCTCCGAAACTAATGAGGTAGAGAGATCAGATAGAATTGTTATGGCGGTACGGTTTAATTGGTTCATATAGACCTCTCGATTCAATTCTTGTACCGACATTAAACCAACAATtcgaaacataaaaaaaaagcagattTCCATTCTCAacataaattaacattttaGTTTGCTCCTATCCAATTGTATATATGTTGGCAAAGAAAGAGGAAAGGTGAAAAGCAAAAACCTAACTTTACAATCAGCTAAGCCTGAGATCAATGGCGAGACCAGTGGAGCTTCTTAACGATTTGGTAGATGAGATACTTTATCCGGTTCCGGCTACTTCCCTGAAACGGTTACGAGCTACTTGCAAACAATGGAACCGTTTATTCAAAGAAGATAGGAGATTCGGAAGCGAGCACCGGTGATACAAGGAGCACAATGTGTGAGGCAAACCCGAGAGTCTTCTCTTGCAACTACTGAAGACGCAAGTTCTATAGCTCTTAAGCTCTTGGAGGTCACCAGAACGCTCACAAGCGTGAACGAACAATGGCCAAACGAGCAATGCACATGGGAAGAATGTTTGGCCACCATCACCGGCCTTACACATACATTTCTTTTTCCCTCGGGATGCAAGCTCACTCCGCTCTACTTCACCACACTTTATCCCAGCCTCAGCCTCTTGTTTCTAGGTTTCATCAacaagggtatttttgaaacaaCGTGCCATTGTTCTTTGActatgatgatggtggtggcgACTTCTTCTGGCCAGGGAGCTTCCGTCAGGTCGTTGAGGAAGCTGAGGCTCCGGTGGTGGTGGCTGTCAAAGAGTCAGGCTTTGATCTTAACTCGGTTGCGGCAAATGGATGTGTAGATAATAATAGCTCAAATCCGGATCTTACCTTAAGACGATTatgatctctcttgttttctctttctattgTTAGACAAAAATAGCAGAAGATAAGTTGGAGACAGTTGATAGAAGATTGATGATAAACTCTTTTGTTATAATATGAGGTTGTTCATTACATAATTGTTTCATTCATACGAGCTCCCCCACCGTACGTCAAATCATCTacgaagtgaaaaaaaaaatactttaggCTGTTTAGTCGATGTTCATCTTAGGAGATATGAAGaacttctttaaaatattttcaagtcTTCTCCGAATAGAGACAAATCTACATGAAGATTTAGATCAGACAATATAAAAACGGTTGCGTGAGCTATTAGTTTATATTTCATATTGTTTTGTGTATTATCACCGTACTCTATTTGcgttgaaaaagaagagaacacatACTGATGATTCAGTTTATGAACAACATATGCAATATATCATGGAGTGTGGTCGTCAAAGTGTATAGGTAACTAGAGCCAAACATTTCAAACCTTCGGTTTAGaatttttcaattatatttcacaaaacaaTTATCGGATGATGTGATAAGATCAAAGTACAGAGTATCTATagatatcttatttttttagtagTAGCAATCCGTAAATTTTACAAGATTTCTAAAGATAGCCATGTCCAAAAGAAGGTTTGATCCATAAGACCGTGATTGTGCCGAGATTTATGGAGACATTAGGGACGAAGTTGATTGATGATATTACAAATCACTATTTTCGTGTTAATAAATGCAAGTAATCAACATCTAGTGTATACCCAATGGCTTATTTAAATACAAATGATCATTTTGACTTTGCAATGATAATTCTGAAGTTGTGATTATGATGTTTTAACAATTCAAATGACAGAAATTAAATGATTATACAAAATCTTTTATCCATTATCCACTTGTTAAATTTTAACTATATACAGCAAGAGAAACGGTCGATATTGGAAGAGCAGTACTTACGCataatatacacacacaaaaaaaatcaaatattaatttaattgctattcaatttttaattatggATTTACATAAACTGAGAGATAGAGAGTTTTAAGGAACAATTCCAGATTTAGTTgatcaaaaatccaaaattagctAGCGATTAAGAGAGTCATCCGCATTCCTATTGAGAATCACACAAATACGGATATCTCTCTACATtcgattctctttttttttctcatttttgtgGATTTTGGAAACAAAGTAAACACAATGTTCAACAAAGGATCCAACGGTGGTGGTTCATCAACTTCCAATGGCCGCATCGGAGCGGATTCACCTTACCTCCAAAAAGCACGTTCGGGCAAAACAGAGATCAGAGAACTCGAAGCTGTCTTCAAAAAGTTCGACGTGAACGGAGACGGGAAGATCTCGTCAAAGGAGCTAGGTGCAATAATGAAGAGCCTAGGCCACGAGGTACCAGAAGAAGAGTTAGAGAAAGCCATAAACGAGATAGATCGTAAAGGTGACGGTTACATAAACTTCGAAGAGTTCGTTGAGCTGAACACCAAAGGTATGGATCAGAATGACGTGTTGGAGAATCTGAAAGATGCCTTCTCGGTCTACGATATCGATGGGAACGGTTCGATCTCGGCTGAGGAGTTGCATGAGGTTTTGAGGAGTCTTGGTGATGAATGTTCTATCGCTGAGTGTAGGAAGATGATTGGTGGTGTTGATAAGGATGGTGATGGTACGATTGATTTCGAGGAGTTTAAGATTATGATGACTTTGGGATCTAGACGTGATAACGTCATGGGTGGTGGTGCTCAGAGGTAGAGTTTTTATGTCCCTCTTCGACGCACCGAAACTGGTTTCTTTGTGTTCCAATCTTTTTCGTTTTGTACTCATTGTTTATCTCCACTCCACACCAttgtttcaataattttttgtttgttttgttcttttgttctttgggATTTGTGATTTCCCTTTAAACTAAcgtgattttttatttataactttttttttttgttttgttttgtattcgGTTCTGATTTGGAATTGGATATTTTGAATGCATATACTGTGAAATTTATGTATGTGAATAAATAATAACCATAATTAAGGCTtaattctttctctttgttagAGGCTAATTTGATTCTTTCACCTTCCTTTACacctaaaatttattatttttgacttttgaacTTGCATAGAGACTgtttcatattcttctttcagTTTTTTCACAAATGTTTTGAATGGTTAGAGAAAAATAAAGcactttatttttggtttagataTAAAATTTGCTTTGTAGTGGTGCATTAGTGCATagaccaagacaaaaaaaaaaacataaatcttataatttttatttttgttaactttatCTACTTAGTAAAAGTCATATTGGTGATGaaaaaacaaagtgaaaaaAAGCCCATTAGCTAAAACGAAATCGGAAGGTACCCAGCAAATCTAACCTGACCCGAATAAAAACTAAACCCGATCCGGATCTTCATCCTCAGACAGAGCTCTCGAGCAACAAACACTGAACCGGGTCAGCTCTGTTCGAAGTGACTCATGGCCGCCAATTCGAAAATGGCGATGGCTTCTCTGGCAGCTCAAATTCGCCCATTCACATGTTTGGCAGCGTCTCAGCCATCACGGTTGGCTCCTCATCCGCCGGACCTCGTCCGTTGGATCAAAAGAGAAGGCGGCTTCGTTCACCACGCCGTTAAGCTCTCTCAGGAGACTCAATTTGGTATCGGCCTCATCTCCACCGAGCAAATCCCTCAAGGCACCAACCtaatctctcttcctcctcacaTTCCCTTACGCTTCGAATCAAACGATGcgtcatcgtcttcttcctctctcctcACCGCTTTGGCCCGTCGAGTTCCCGGTAAAGCGCTTCCCCGTTCCAATATTATGCCTCTTCGTTTTGAATCTTAAACCCTAGCTTATAGGATGATTCTGGTAATCAAGTTTCCCaaaatttggttgattttgtAAGAGTTACTGATTTAGAGAAATGTTTGGCAGAAGAACTGTGGGCAATGAAATTGGGATTGAGATTGTTGCAAGAAAGAGCCAATGCTGATTCTTTCTGGTGGCCATACATCAGTAATCTCCCGGAGACTTATACAGTTCCTATATTCTTTCCCGGTGAAGATATCAAGAACTTGCAATATGCTCCTCTTCTTTACCAGGTTAGATAAACTGCTGGAGTTATCGAGATTGAGTCGCATTCTTTATCATTTCATCAGATGATGtagatttgttgtgttttttatCGGGACTAGGTCAATAAAAGATGTAGGTTTCTTCTTGAGTTTGAGCAAGAGATTAGACGTACTCTTGAAGATGTTAAGGCTAGTAGTGATCATCCTTTCAGTGGACAAGATGTTAATGCATCCGCCCTTGGATGGACCATGTCAGCTGTTTCAACTAGAGCGTTTAGGTTACATGGTAATAAAAAGCTTCATGGTGGAGGATCTTCTGATCATGTCCCCATGATGCTTCCTTTGATAGATATGTGCAACCACAGCTTTAAACCAAATGTTCGGATCATTCAAGAACAGAACGGAGCTGACTCGAATACCTTAGTTAAGGTTTGTGTGttagatctctgttttatatAGTGGCTTTTGTTTGACTGTTTGTAATtgatgtttcttcttttgttgtgcATCAGGTTGTTGTAGAGACTGAAGTCAAAGAAAACGATCCTTTGCTACTCAATTATGGTTGCCTTAGTAAcgattttttccttttggacTACGGATTTGTGATTGAATCAAATCCGTACGACACCATTGAGCTTAAATACGATGAACAGCTCATGGACGCTGCAAGCATGGCGGCTGGTGTTTCTTCCCCAAAGTTCTCTTCACCAGCTCCATGGCAACGCCAGCTGCTTTCCCAGTTAAATTTGGCCGGAGAATTACCAAATCTGAAGGTCTTCAAACCGTCATTCTGTTTAACTTGATATATTGAGTAGTCTTTACTTcctagaagaagaagtaaatgaTGGAACTGAACCatctctctaatctttttcttcttatactAGGTAACCATAGGAGGCCCAGAGCCAGTAGAGGGACGACTGTTGGCAGCCATAAGGATATTGCTTTGTGGTGAATTGGTGGAAGTTGAGAAGCATGACTTAGACACGCTCAAATCTTTGTCCTCCACAGCCCCTCTTGGAATTGCGAACGAGATGGCCGTTTTGCGCACTGTAATTGCCCTCTGTGTGATTGCATTGAGCCACTTTCCGACAAAGATAATTGAAGATGAGGCTATAATCAAACAAGGTGTCTCAGCCACAGCAGAATTGAGTATCAAGTACCGAATTCAGAAGAAGTCAGTGATCATAGATGTCATGAAAGACCTCACAAGAAGGGTTAAGCTGCTATCGTCTATGGAGACACCGAGTGCTGCATAAGAACCATACTGTAAGTTCTCTAGGCTTGGCTTGTTTCAAACGTCAGTTTCCAAGATGAATCTGTTTAAGGTTATTCattttgaaaaacatatatagcaaTCAAGATTTCTCTATGAACTAGCTGGTTTACCCCCTCAAGATTAGATTACATGAATCTATGAACTAGAGTAGCGAGATTGGATTGGAGGCAAAAGATATGTCGTGTCAGGATATTTAACAGGAAACTCATCATATTCACCAGAGATATTTACATTGAAGATAAAAGAGAAACCCTAATACACAGAGGATCACctatctctatctctccctctctctctttgttatcAATTCCCAACGGAGATgggtctttctctctctcctaaGCCCAAGGGAGAACGAGAACGCCGTGGACTCACGCTCTCGCGAAGAACCCTTGGCATCTCAGGCTGCCTTAGAGACGGGTGTTGTatcttctcaaactctctcttgaTCTTCACGACTTGGCTATGGATAGGAGGAACACTCTCATGCCCATCATTGGTCTTATTGTCCATGGCAAAGCGGTAGTGAAGCCAGATGAGTTCTTCTTATGATGTTTTTATGATGTCNGTTTCAAACGTCAGTTTCCAAGATGAATCTGTTTAAGGTTATTCattttgaaaaacatatatagcaaTCAAGATTTCTCTATGAACTAGCTGGTTTACCCCCTCAAGATTAGATTACATGAATCTATGAACTAGAGTAGCGAGATTGGATTGGAGGCAAAAGATATGTCGTGTCAGGATATTTAACAGGAAACTCATCATATTCACCAGAGATATTTACATTGAAGATAAAAGAGAAACCCTAATACACAGAGGATCACctatctctatctctccctctctctctttgttatcAATTCCCAACGGAGATgggtctttctctctctcctaaGCCCAAGGGAGAACGAGAACGCCGTGGACTCACGCTCTCGCGAAGAACCCTTGGCATCTCAGGCTGCCTTAGAGACGGGTGTTGTatcttctcaaactctctcttgaTCTTCACGACTTGGCTATGGATAGGAGGAACACTCTCATGCCCATCATTGGTCTTATTGTCCATGGCAAAGCGGTAGTGAAGCCAGATGAGTTCTTCTTATGATGTTTTTATGATGTCTGCGTTTTCTATTCACGCGGGAGGCGtgtttataattataatcttGAACCAAAGTTTGTGTGAGAAAAGTGGACACGAGTTGTTGATGAAGTAGAAGGGAAGTTAGGTTGGTGGGCAACGCCAAATTAGTCTCTTACacatctccctctctctttgtgtgtcaataatatatacatatgaaatGATAATTAAGAATTTGTAATGGTGGTGAGGTATctaaaagcaaagaagagtcgTATCATTCTCCTTGTAAACAGCATGAAAAAGAGGGTCGGTTTTAGGTGAGTTTTGTGGTTACGTGTCGGCAACAAAGCTAAGACACTTGTGATGATTACTAGTACGCAATTCTTTCTTTAACCGAAGACCATGACTCTAGAAGATTTCATTTGACCTTATTTTCTGTGAGGTTCCAATGTTTAGAAGCTAAACAAATTGAATTGGGAAAGAGACTAGAAACTACTTTTTCCGTATGAGTTGCTTTGATTTGACGGGAGAAGACTATTGTGGGACTTATTGAATCGTTGGTCAACTTAGGTGATTCTCTCTAATTGGGATTTATTCTTAGCTCAAttgctcaaattaaaccaaagccGGTTCTTATATAAGGACAATACTTactgtttttgtaaataatcCAATTTAGATTAATTTGGAATATATACCATCGAAATCAATTTCAAATTGATatctacaaaaccaaaacagtgACCGTAGGAGATTAATAAAACCGCATCCAAGGTTTGGGGTGGGGACTTGGGAGTGTCAAATTTGGACAGAGCTTCAAATCAaagtaagaaaagagaaaactctGATTACTTCAGAACTCAGATGAAATCCCACGCTCAATGGGACCCACTGTACATCAAACTCAGATGTGATAGACACAAAGTCCACGtggatctttttgttttgttttgtttttgttctttcccATGTAGAAAATCGCAGCCGTTCGATTTACGGTCAAACATACGATTCTAGATTCGGCGGCGGGTCTTATCAGTTTCCATCTTTTGCTTGGATGATTTACTTAGACcggaaaataaaacatttgatGTTTGTGTTTCCATTGTTACTCTAATGACCAAAAGAAAGATCTTCAAAATTGAACTCTTATATCAAAAGTGAATGCATTACCTAACAAGTTCTAGTTCaatgaatttaaaataataattatatttgaaagaaaaagtaaaaagcaATGTTTTTCAATTGTCTTGCTCTAGAGttctaaaaattatttgttcTTGCTGCAGGGGATTTTACTCTGCCAAAAATAATGTTAGTAGTATTAGATTTCCAAATGAcgacaaaaaataaattccaAATGTGTGTATCTAGCTATTGATAAGGTAGCTTTATAAACATAGGGGACAAGTTGTTCAGAAGAGGTCTGAAGTAACTCTCAGTTCaacagttgatttttttttttatggcttcCATAGTTTAATATTTGTAGTACAACCGGCAACGGTCTctgaaataaatcaaatgatGGTACTTAATCAATGGTggggaaaagagaaaattatgatATGAGCCTCTTTTCGAAATCT
Coding sequences within:
- the LOC104741303 gene encoding probable calcium-binding protein CML25, whose translation is MFNKGSNGGGSSTSNGRIGADSPYLQKARSGKTEIRELEAVFKKFDVNGDGKISSKELGAIMKSLGHEVPEEELEKAINEIDRKGDGYINFEEFVELNTKGMDQNDVLENLKDAFSVYDIDGNGSISAEELHEVLRSLGDECSIAECRKMIGGVDKDGDGTIDFEEFKIMMTLGSRRDNVMGGGAQR
- the LOC109128765 gene encoding uncharacterized protein LOC109128765 produces the protein MDNKTNDGHESVPPIHSQVVKIKREFEKIQHPSLRQPEMPRVLRESVSPRRSRSPLGLGERERPISVGN
- the LOC104741304 gene encoding histone-lysine N-methyltransferase setd3-like gives rise to the protein MAANSKMAMASLAAQIRPFTCLAASQPSRLAPHPPDLVRWIKREGGFVHHAVKLSQETQFGIGLISTEQIPQGTNLISLPPHIPLRFESNDASSSSSSLLTALARRVPEELWAMKLGLRLLQERANADSFWWPYISNLPETYTVPIFFPGEDIKNLQYAPLLYQVNKRCRFLLEFEQEIRRTLEDVKASSDHPFSGQDVNASALGWTMSAVSTRAFRLHGNKKLHGGGSSDHVPMMLPLIDMCNHSFKPNVRIIQEQNGADSNTLVKVVVETEVKENDPLLLNYGCLSNDFFLLDYGFVIESNPYDTIELKYDEQLMDAASMAAGVSSPKFSSPAPWQRQLLSQLNLAGELPNLKVTIGGPEPVEGRLLAAIRILLCGELVEVEKHDLDTLKSLSSTAPLGIANEMAVLRTVIALCVIALSHFPTKIIEDEAIIKQGVSATAELSIKYRIQKKSVIIDVMKDLTRRVKLLSSMETPSAA